The nucleotide window TTGGTGACGGTGGAATATGTGTAGACGGGGGTGGATATAAATGGTGCTCTGCTGCTGGTGGCGACGGAAGATGGGTCGATGGAGCTGGATGGTGGTAGTGCTCTGCTGGTGGCGAACCCACCACAGCCGGTGGTGGGGGTGGAAGAAGGTGTGCATACGGAGGAGAATAGTGATGGTGCTCGACTGGCGGCGATTGTGGTGATTGGTGGTGGTGATGTGACTCGGAAGGTGGTGGGCGGTAAGGATGTCCTGTCCCGCCCTTTGTTggggatggtggtggtgataCAGTTGGCGGAGCCCATGACTGTGGAGGCGGATGAGTTTTTGCACCGGGAGAAGACTCCGAAgatggcggtggtggtggcgacGGGGTAGGCGGAGGTGGGCTGGGAAACTTTGAAGGGTTAGGCTTCGGAGGGGGAGGTGCTGCCCTTCTTGGTGGCAGCGACGGCGCACCAGGGTTTACATGACCACCACCAATGCTGCAGCCAAACTTGCTGCAATCGACCCTCCTTCCAACCACCCTTGCGCACTGCCCAGGCGGCCGCTGCGCCGGTCTCCACGGGATACAGTTTTCTCCATCATTCACTTGCAGCGACTGCCTCGCCAGGCACTCTGGTGGCTCGCCAGTGAAGTAATTGCCGATGAAGGTGAAGTTCTGGAGCGCCGGTAGTCTGCAGATATTTCCCGGGATCGATCCGGTGAGCTCATTGTAAGCGACGTTGAGCTGCTCCAGCTTCTGCATTCCCCCAATCGTTTCCGGCAACGTCCCCTGAATCGTGTTGTAGCCCACATCAAACACAGTAAGCTGTTTCAGTTCCCCCATTTCCGGCGGTAAGCATCCCGTCAGATTGTTATTCAACATTATGATCTCGCCAAGAGTGTCGCCCATCTCCCCAATGCTACTCGGAATGCAGCCGTGCAAGTCGTTGTTGGCAAAAACCACGACGGACGCCGGAGAATTTCCAAAATTGTGCGGAATGCCGAACTTGAACCGATTATTGTTCAAAAAGATAGCATCAAGATCCTTGTCAAAGAGCGCAGGCGGGATCGGCCCCTCGAAGTCATTGAATCGGATGTCCAAGAATTTGAGCTTCGGGAGATCTAAAACCACCTTCGGGAATGGACCAACGAAGCGGTTGTTGCTCAAGTCCAGCTCAAACAGACGGCGGAGGTGCCGGAAAGAGTTCGGAACTATTCCGCAGAAGCGATTCGAGTTGAGATGAAAAAGCGCGAGATCGGTGAGGAGGCTGAGCTCGTCGGGGAGGTAGCCGGCAATGTCGCCGTGGTTGAGGTCGATGCCCGCAACGACCTGGAGGGAAGGATCCGAAGGGGAAGGAGCACAGAAGACTCCAAAGTAGGAGCACACATCGGAGCCAACCCAGTTGGAAGTGAGGTTCTCCGGGTCTGAGAAAATGGCTTGCTTGAAGGCCTGGAGGGCAATGTAGGCTTGCCGGAGGCTCGGATTCGCGAAGGTGAGGCGAGGATCGATCGGCCTGGTCTGGTGGGCACAGCCCTCGCCGGAAAGTTCAGCAGAAGTGGTGGTGAAGAAGGTGAAGAGGATGAGGAAGAGGACCCGCAGGGAAGCAGCAGGAGGCGGCATGGCTGATTCACATGGGGAGAGAGAGTCTTTCTTATGAGTGCGGGGTTGTTGTTTATAGCGGTATCGTTACAGTGATTCAAATTTtcgaaattgatttttttttctctttttctatttacatgaattaaattaattttttaataattatttttattaattttctgtCACCAAGAGTACTGTGGTATTTGTTAAATAAAAGCAGTGGGACCAACTTTTTGTTCACTTTGAATCAAGCAAATGatctgtgaaaaaaaaaatcgcgaAAAGTGCAATCTGTAgttcttattttcaaaaacgTGTCTCACTTTGTTAAATTTGCAGATATGTACTGAACACAACTGTCAGATGCAACATGCCAGTTCTGTGATCTTGCAAGTAAGGATTTTTCTAAACAACTAGTTAAATAAACAGTACGTATTTCACAataattaaacatttttatcGTCACAAGTAAAATGTCATAATAAACAATTTTTGACTTGCATGAAACCCCGAGCTTTTCCAAATTAGGTTAGATACCAAGCTCCACTTTGAGATTGGGATAAAGGGGTTCACCttgtaagaattttttttggtttgaataAGCCAGCTAGCTATGTCagttctctatctttctctctctcttaaaaaaatgtttatttaagtATTCCTTCATGTGCTCTGATTAACATAGAATCGTTTAGCTTAAAGTTGAGGTAGAAATAAATTCACTGTCCCTTTTCTAATGTGTTTTTTAAATCACCTTTTTGTAAAATAAACTCATGATTTTTTATGCATCAACAGCTAGTTTTGTCCTAACTAGTGAtccattctctttcttttgtatatAAACAAATTCCAAGCTTAGAAATGTCTCAAACTAGAAGAGCCACTTCacaaaaaataatacaaaatataaTAGCAAAAAACGGatatattgcttttttttttttttcaaaatcaacccTTTTGTTTAGCTAAACAAGAGGGAAATTTTATCGTAAAAATGAGAGCGGAGTTTTCTTTTGCTCAGGGTTCAGGGTTGTGTCGGTGTTTTGGGTATGTATGTGCACTCTATGTTAACTAATGCATTGTTGTTACTCTATTTGCAGTACAAGAGGCCGAAACCCTA belongs to Nymphaea colorata isolate Beijing-Zhang1983 chromosome 13, ASM883128v2, whole genome shotgun sequence and includes:
- the LOC116266836 gene encoding leucine-rich repeat extensin-like protein 4, which translates into the protein MPPPAASLRVLFLILFTFFTTTSAELSGEGCAHQTRPIDPRLTFANPSLRQAYIALQAFKQAIFSDPENLTSNWVGSDVCSYFGVFCAPSPSDPSLQVVAGIDLNHGDIAGYLPDELSLLTDLALFHLNSNRFCGIVPNSFRHLRRLFELDLSNNRFVGPFPKVVLDLPKLKFLDIRFNDFEGPIPPALFDKDLDAIFLNNNRFKFGIPHNFGNSPASVVVFANNDLHGCIPSSIGEMGDTLGEIIMLNNNLTGCLPPEMGELKQLTVFDVGYNTIQGTLPETIGGMQKLEQLNVAYNELTGSIPGNICRLPALQNFTFIGNYFTGEPPECLARQSLQVNDGENCIPWRPAQRPPGQCARVVGRRVDCSKFGCSIGGGHVNPGAPSLPPRRAAPPPPKPNPSKFPSPPPPTPSPPPPPSSESSPGAKTHPPPQSWAPPTVSPPPSPTKGGTGHPYRPPPSESHHHHQSPQSPPVEHHHYSPPYAHLLPPPPPAVVGSPPAEHYHHPAPSTHLPSPPAAEHHLYPPPSTHIPPSPTVKIPPPLHQQHHPPPSARPPPSEKHHQSPPSTYLPPPAEHHQHSPPSTYTPPPREHHHQSPPSTYLPPPAEHHQHSPPSPYIPLPPPGKNHHHSPPSTYLSPPPAVERPPPAEHHRHPPPSTYLQPPTGHNHHPPPPPGRSSEGPPYYSPPPSMAHYPPPTSYESPPRPLLHSPPPPPPPSPEYHNVPLPPVSGFQYASPPPPIYPYENHS